A part of Gemmatimonadales bacterium genomic DNA contains:
- a CDS encoding metal-sulfur cluster assembly factor: MVTSDSVKKALRAVKDPELGLNIVDIGLIYDVEVSEANDVHIKMTLTSPGCPSGPEMLEDARLVAEGMEGVNSASIELVWEPYWTPDKMDPRVRAFLG; this comes from the coding sequence ATGGTGACGTCGGATTCCGTGAAAAAGGCCCTCCGGGCCGTCAAGGACCCAGAGCTCGGGCTCAACATCGTCGACATCGGTCTGATCTACGATGTCGAGGTCTCCGAGGCCAACGACGTCCACATCAAGATGACGCTCACGTCTCCCGGCTGTCCGTCGGGACCGGAGATGCTGGAAGACGCCCGCCTGGTTGCCGAGGGGATGGAGGGCGTCAACAGTGCTTCGATCGAACTGGTCTGGGAGCCATACTGGACCCCGGACAAGATGGACCCTCGCGTTCGCGCCTTTCTGGGCTAG
- the polA gene encoding DNA polymerase I has product MAHHDPPQLFLVDGHALIYRAFFALISRPLRTSRGENTSAAWGVVNFLLRLRSKYQPDYLVWVLDKGDSFRSQLFPEYKSTRQKLDVELQQDFDLALEHVRDILDAFRIPRVALDGYEADDVIGTLARREAEQGLQVVIVSGDKDFYQLIGPQVALLNPGRGGPAGVDELWVDERNAAERLGVPPHQVIDYLAMVGDSSDNVPGVRGVGDKTAAQLLQEYGTLDTILAKAGEIKAKRPREALLAEAEAARLSRRLVTIQTDVPVTLDLTTAVAADPDPEQLRKILTRLEFHSLVNRLDLGEPTEAASNPTASVTAIAAAAPVVVSAAGELAGLVARLRQAPLVALEVRGDGAEPHDAELIGISLALAPNEAWYLPFGHRPADGALAAPAPVENLPPLADPACADLVALIEDATVPKAAHDLKLQWQLLRRAGAELAGGRFDPMIASFVIDPGRRSTALDVLCLDYLDRPLSSVTDLTGNGRRQIPMAEVEVDAAARHGAATVSAVLALEANFVPRLTEASLLPLLDTIEMPLVEVLTDMEWTGIAIDATVFERLSRELTADLVRLEAAIAQSAGATLNLNSPKQLAAVLFEKLGLPVLKKTKTGPSTDADVLEQLAEQGHEVPRLLLEYRELQKLKSTYVDVLPARVNRQTGRIHTRYNQTGAATGRLSSSDPNLQNIPIRTKRGEEIRRGFVPTDGWQFVVADYSQIELRLMAHFSADPAFVAAFRSGEDIHRQTASLIFGVSPDLVSSEMRSRAKTINFGTIYGQGAFALSKQLKISMEEARGFIESYFTRFAGVRAYLDRQVELARSQGYVETLFKRRRYIPEIKDRNFNTRAFGERLSQNSPLQGSAADLIKIAMVRLHDALRQGGYQARLLLQVHDELVVEAPAGEVEPVRELVRSCMEGVAELSVPLVVDIGVGVNWLDAKQ; this is encoded by the coding sequence ATGGCTCATCATGATCCGCCACAACTGTTTCTGGTCGACGGCCACGCGCTGATCTACCGCGCGTTCTTCGCGCTGATCAGTCGCCCGCTTCGGACCTCTCGCGGTGAGAACACCTCGGCCGCCTGGGGTGTGGTCAACTTCCTGCTCCGGCTCAGGTCCAAGTACCAGCCCGACTACCTCGTCTGGGTCCTCGACAAGGGCGACTCCTTCCGCTCCCAGCTCTTTCCCGAATACAAGTCGACCCGTCAGAAGCTCGACGTGGAGCTGCAACAGGATTTCGACCTGGCGCTGGAGCATGTTCGCGACATTCTCGACGCCTTTCGCATCCCGCGGGTCGCACTCGATGGCTATGAGGCCGACGACGTGATCGGCACGCTGGCGCGGCGCGAGGCGGAGCAGGGGCTTCAGGTCGTAATCGTCTCGGGCGACAAGGACTTCTACCAGTTGATTGGTCCGCAGGTGGCCCTGCTCAATCCCGGTCGCGGCGGACCGGCCGGGGTTGATGAGCTCTGGGTCGACGAGCGCAACGCCGCCGAACGGCTCGGCGTTCCGCCGCACCAGGTCATCGACTACCTCGCCATGGTTGGTGATTCTTCGGACAACGTGCCTGGGGTCCGTGGCGTTGGTGACAAGACCGCGGCCCAGCTGCTGCAGGAGTACGGTACGCTCGACACGATTCTGGCCAAGGCCGGCGAGATCAAGGCCAAGCGGCCCCGGGAGGCGCTGCTCGCCGAGGCCGAGGCGGCGCGGCTTTCCCGCCGGCTGGTCACGATCCAGACCGATGTTCCCGTGACGCTCGACCTCACGACGGCTGTCGCCGCAGACCCCGACCCCGAGCAGCTGCGCAAGATCCTGACCCGGCTCGAGTTTCATTCGCTGGTCAATCGCCTCGACCTCGGGGAGCCGACCGAGGCTGCCTCGAACCCGACTGCGTCGGTAACTGCGATAGCGGCTGCAGCGCCCGTCGTGGTGTCGGCGGCGGGCGAGCTTGCCGGCCTGGTCGCGCGACTTCGCCAGGCACCGCTCGTGGCGCTCGAGGTTCGCGGCGACGGCGCCGAACCCCATGACGCCGAGCTGATCGGGATCAGCCTGGCCCTGGCTCCAAACGAGGCCTGGTACCTGCCGTTTGGTCATCGGCCGGCGGATGGTGCGCTCGCAGCGCCCGCGCCGGTTGAGAACCTGCCCCCGCTAGCCGACCCGGCGTGTGCCGACCTGGTTGCCCTGATCGAGGATGCCACGGTGCCGAAGGCTGCGCACGATCTCAAGCTCCAGTGGCAGTTGCTCCGCCGCGCCGGGGCGGAGCTCGCGGGTGGACGGTTCGACCCTATGATCGCGAGCTTCGTGATCGACCCGGGACGGCGTTCCACGGCGCTCGACGTACTCTGCCTCGATTATCTCGATCGCCCGCTGTCGTCGGTCACGGATCTGACGGGGAACGGCCGGCGTCAGATCCCGATGGCCGAGGTCGAGGTCGACGCCGCAGCGCGACATGGCGCGGCCACGGTTTCGGCCGTGCTTGCGCTCGAGGCCAACTTCGTCCCGCGCCTGACGGAGGCGTCGCTGCTGCCGCTTCTCGACACCATCGAGATGCCGCTCGTCGAAGTCCTGACCGACATGGAATGGACCGGTATTGCCATCGATGCGACGGTGTTCGAGCGGCTCTCACGGGAACTGACGGCCGATCTCGTTCGGCTCGAAGCGGCCATTGCCCAATCCGCGGGAGCCACGCTCAACCTCAACAGCCCCAAGCAGCTCGCTGCAGTTTTGTTCGAGAAGCTCGGCCTGCCCGTGCTCAAGAAGACGAAGACCGGCCCGTCGACCGACGCGGATGTGCTCGAACAGCTGGCGGAGCAGGGACACGAGGTACCCCGTCTGTTGCTCGAGTATCGTGAGCTTCAGAAGCTCAAGTCCACCTATGTCGATGTGCTGCCCGCACGGGTCAATCGGCAGACCGGTCGAATCCACACGCGGTATAATCAGACCGGCGCCGCGACCGGGCGCTTGTCGTCGTCGGATCCCAATCTCCAGAACATTCCGATCCGGACCAAGCGCGGTGAGGAGATCCGTCGCGGCTTCGTGCCGACCGACGGATGGCAGTTCGTCGTCGCCGACTATTCCCAGATCGAGCTGCGGCTGATGGCGCACTTCTCGGCCGACCCCGCCTTTGTGGCCGCCTTTCGGAGCGGCGAGGACATCCATCGGCAGACGGCCTCACTGATCTTCGGCGTGTCGCCCGACCTGGTCAGCAGTGAGATGCGGTCGCGTGCCAAGACGATCAACTTCGGCACCATCTACGGACAGGGCGCCTTTGCCCTCAGCAAACAGCTCAAGATCTCGATGGAAGAGGCCCGTGGCTTCATCGAGTCGTACTTTACCCGGTTTGCCGGCGTGCGCGCCTATCTCGATCGTCAGGTGGAGCTGGCGCGGTCGCAGGGCTATGTCGAGACGCTCTTCAAGCGACGACGCTACATCCCCGAGATCAAGGACCGCAACTTCAACACTCGGGCTTTCGGAGAGCGGTTGAGTCAGAACTCGCCGCTGCAGGGTTCGGCCGCCGACCTGATCAAGATTGCCATGGTCCGTTTGCACGATGCGCTGCGCCAAGGCGGCTACCAGGCACGCCTGCTGCTGCAGGTTCACGACGAGCTGGTGGTCGAGGCGCCGGCCGGTGAAGTCGAGCCGGTCCGGGAGTTGGTTCGGTCGTGCATGGAAGGGGTCGCGGAGTTGTCGGTGCCGCTCGTGGTCGACATTGGCGTTGGCGTGAACTGGCTCGACGCCAAGCAATAG
- the pyrE gene encoding orotate phosphoribosyltransferase — MNDLQALESLLLARSLAFGDFTLSSGQRSSYYIDARKTTMSAEGLDLIGRLGLGLIRERGWAPRSVGGLTMGADPVAYAIALASRGQGPAVDGFSVRKATKDHGTKRRVEGNFEAGDSVVIVEDVLTSGGSAIQAVEAVQAEGGTVLGVVAVVDREQGGRQAIELKGLEVAAITTISRLGIDPASGQRIG; from the coding sequence GTGAACGACCTTCAGGCCCTGGAATCCCTGCTTCTGGCCCGCTCGCTCGCCTTCGGCGACTTCACGCTGTCATCCGGGCAACGCTCGTCGTACTACATCGACGCCCGCAAGACGACCATGTCGGCCGAGGGGCTGGATTTGATTGGTCGGTTGGGGCTGGGCTTGATTCGAGAGCGAGGCTGGGCGCCGCGCTCGGTTGGTGGTCTCACCATGGGCGCAGACCCGGTGGCGTATGCGATCGCGCTCGCCAGTCGCGGTCAGGGACCTGCGGTCGATGGGTTCAGCGTTCGGAAAGCCACCAAAGACCACGGTACCAAGCGACGGGTCGAAGGCAACTTCGAAGCGGGCGACTCCGTGGTCATTGTGGAGGACGTGTTGACCTCGGGCGGATCGGCCATTCAGGCGGTGGAAGCCGTGCAAGCCGAGGGCGGCACGGTGCTCGGTGTGGTGGCGGTTGTTGATCGTGAACAGGGCGGTCGACAGGCAATCGAGCTGAAGGGGCTAGAAGTTGCAGCCATTACTACCATCTCCCGCCTTGGAATTGACCCCGCCTCGGGACAGCGAATCGGCTGA
- a CDS encoding matrixin family metalloprotease, translating into MSRVFLVLAAVCFALLANARWSGNESVVPTNGSIVVADTTASKASAGLSGPLPINQPVRMAWPGPDTIGSAARTPVLAQRALLEARRRFQYSVRATYLDSVFTSPDSVIRRWPDDATIRVALVRDSARSEQVAAVDAAMRTWEALGAGVRFVTVADTATADVQVRWVERFEPEAGDSARAGGSRTGWAEMQGDGHGVIVKAVVTLARLHETRVLEPEELRAVAVHELGHVLGLPHSPDPRDVMYPTVQVPGPSGRDRATVRLLYQLPPGPLRFP; encoded by the coding sequence ATGAGTCGGGTTTTCCTGGTGCTCGCGGCAGTCTGTTTCGCGCTGCTGGCCAATGCTCGCTGGTCCGGTAACGAGTCCGTCGTTCCAACGAACGGATCAATCGTAGTTGCTGATACTACCGCGTCCAAGGCTTCGGCTGGCCTCTCGGGGCCCCTGCCAATCAACCAGCCGGTTCGCATGGCGTGGCCGGGGCCCGACACGATCGGGTCAGCGGCTCGCACTCCGGTATTGGCTCAGCGTGCCCTGCTCGAAGCCCGCCGTCGCTTCCAGTACTCGGTGCGGGCAACCTACCTGGATTCAGTCTTCACCTCGCCCGACTCGGTGATTCGACGGTGGCCCGACGACGCCACCATCCGAGTCGCGCTCGTGCGAGACAGTGCGCGGTCGGAGCAGGTGGCTGCGGTTGATGCCGCCATGCGCACCTGGGAGGCGCTGGGCGCGGGCGTCCGATTTGTGACCGTGGCTGACACTGCGACGGCCGATGTCCAGGTCCGATGGGTCGAGCGCTTCGAGCCGGAGGCCGGTGACAGTGCCCGCGCCGGCGGATCCCGCACCGGCTGGGCGGAGATGCAGGGTGACGGGCACGGCGTCATTGTAAAGGCGGTCGTGACGCTCGCGCGACTGCATGAGACCCGCGTGCTGGAGCCCGAGGAGCTCCGGGCCGTTGCCGTGCACGAGCTCGGGCACGTGCTTGGCCTGCCCCATTCGCCTGATCCGCGGGACGTGATGTACCCTACGGTCCAGGTTCCCGGTCCGTCTGGCCGCGACCGCGCCACGGTTCGGTTGCTCTACCAGCTGCCTCCAGGTCCGCTTCGTTTCCCCTGA
- a CDS encoding GWxTD domain-containing protein codes for MRGIFGRFALTLIPIIGLLGACSSGRGPRPGAPSTMTDQTLSELFSLTSVYQRLGRIAAGGQVPFVGTVATLAGRGDSTLVDIGLSFGNRSISFQRDQGSFAGRYRVDLTLTPEGGGEPISVSETKVVRVNTFAETQRSDESIFFQQGFLMRPGTYTVSVVVRDPSSNGASRAERSLVVPRFGAGSIAPPVLVYEVRTRTSVDDPIDIVLNSRGTVAHGGSDTLFIYVEGYRFSGPATVPVVVRDDRDSVVYRSEVRFAGGRSAEGRIVRLSSDTPPLGELTIEVGEGPSAQKVQALVSFARGWVVTNYENLLSLMRYFPYEPGMLNDLRNARPADRAQLWRKFWVATDPNPATPENEALDRYFTRLAIANERFREEGGEGWRTDRGEVFITLGEPDQVYENSMAADRRYVRWVYNEYRAVIDFEGTLGFSRLRLTQQSRSEFSRARAMIPRNPRAGR; via the coding sequence ATGCGCGGAATCTTTGGGCGTTTTGCTCTCACGCTGATTCCCATCATCGGGTTGCTTGGCGCCTGTTCGTCGGGTCGCGGTCCCCGCCCCGGCGCTCCGTCGACCATGACCGATCAGACGCTCAGTGAGCTGTTCAGTCTCACCTCCGTCTACCAGCGTCTCGGTCGCATCGCCGCCGGCGGACAGGTGCCGTTCGTGGGCACGGTGGCCACCCTCGCCGGTCGCGGTGACTCGACGCTCGTCGACATCGGCCTCTCCTTCGGCAACCGCTCCATTTCCTTTCAGCGCGATCAGGGCAGCTTCGCAGGTCGCTATCGGGTGGACCTGACGCTGACGCCCGAGGGCGGCGGGGAGCCGATCTCCGTCAGTGAAACAAAAGTCGTCCGGGTCAACACCTTTGCTGAAACCCAGCGGAGCGACGAAAGCATTTTCTTCCAGCAGGGTTTTCTGATGCGTCCGGGGACCTACACGGTATCGGTCGTCGTGCGGGATCCCTCGTCGAACGGCGCCAGCCGAGCCGAGCGATCGCTGGTGGTGCCGCGATTCGGCGCGGGATCGATCGCGCCCCCGGTGCTGGTCTACGAGGTGCGTACCCGGACCTCGGTCGACGACCCGATCGACATCGTGCTCAACTCCCGGGGGACGGTGGCGCACGGCGGCAGCGACACGCTCTTCATCTACGTCGAGGGCTACCGATTCTCCGGGCCGGCCACCGTGCCGGTCGTTGTTCGCGACGATCGCGACAGCGTGGTCTATCGCAGCGAGGTCCGGTTTGCGGGCGGGCGCAGCGCCGAAGGCCGCATCGTTCGACTCAGTTCAGACACGCCGCCGCTTGGTGAGTTGACCATCGAAGTGGGCGAGGGACCGTCGGCGCAAAAGGTCCAGGCGCTGGTGTCGTTTGCCCGCGGCTGGGTGGTCACCAACTATGAGAACCTGCTCAGTCTGATGCGGTACTTCCCGTATGAGCCGGGCATGCTCAACGACCTCCGCAACGCGAGACCGGCCGATCGGGCCCAGTTGTGGCGGAAGTTCTGGGTGGCGACCGACCCCAACCCGGCCACGCCGGAAAACGAGGCGCTCGATCGCTATTTCACTCGCCTGGCAATTGCCAACGAGCGGTTCCGTGAAGAGGGCGGGGAAGGCTGGCGCACCGATCGCGGAGAAGTGTTCATCACGCTCGGTGAGCCGGACCAGGTGTATGAGAACTCGATGGCCGCTGACCGCCGCTACGTCCGCTGGGTGTACAATGAGTATCGCGCGGTGATCGACTTCGAGGGAACGCTGGGCTTTTCCCGACTCCGCCTTACTCAGCAGTCGCGCTCGGAGTTCAGCCGCGCCCGTGCGATGATTCCGCGCAACCCGCGGGCCGGTCGCTGA
- a CDS encoding sodium:alanine symporter family protein yields the protein MDAASLTAWFESIEATVWHWKFMPLVLVVVGGILTVATGFVQIRRFPAALRTVFKGAFKKEAADSNTITPFQALSTALASTVGNGNIGGVATAILIGGPGAIFWMWVCATVGMATKYAEAVLGVHYRVTRENGELASGPMYYITRGLGGSKLGKTLAWLFAFFGMATAMFGTGNMAQSNTVAVSFVAAVRSLTGVTIGTWIPGLLIMVAVGLVLLGGIKRIAKTAEKLVPSMIVLYLGAAFTYVVLNADKLPEVFALIFSEAFSPTAAIGGFAGATVAQAIAMGMSRGVLSNEAGLGSAPMAHGIASVRHPAEQGVVGVFEVFIDTIVVCSMTAFVILESGLWTAGTFQSADLTSAAMSQTIPFAPIVIAICSFLFGFSTLIGWCYYGEKCFEYIFGSAYTKLYRLVFTALILVGAVISVPLVWAIGNLLNAFMAFPNLIGLAILLPMVRKITKDYFSGTGKEYSVDHPTTGARIDN from the coding sequence ATGGACGCAGCAAGTCTGACCGCTTGGTTCGAATCGATTGAGGCTACCGTCTGGCATTGGAAGTTCATGCCGCTGGTTCTGGTGGTTGTCGGTGGTATTCTGACCGTCGCCACCGGCTTCGTTCAGATCCGTCGCTTTCCCGCAGCCCTGCGCACGGTGTTCAAGGGGGCCTTCAAGAAGGAGGCTGCGGACTCCAATACCATCACGCCGTTTCAGGCCCTCTCGACCGCGCTGGCCTCGACCGTCGGTAACGGCAACATTGGCGGCGTCGCCACCGCCATCCTGATCGGCGGCCCGGGCGCGATTTTCTGGATGTGGGTCTGCGCGACGGTGGGCATGGCCACCAAGTATGCCGAAGCCGTCCTGGGCGTTCACTATCGCGTGACCCGCGAGAATGGCGAACTCGCCTCCGGTCCGATGTACTACATCACCCGCGGCCTCGGCGGCAGCAAGCTGGGCAAGACGCTGGCCTGGCTCTTTGCCTTCTTCGGTATGGCCACTGCGATGTTCGGTACGGGCAACATGGCCCAGTCCAACACCGTGGCCGTGTCGTTTGTTGCCGCAGTGCGCAGCCTGACTGGGGTCACCATCGGCACCTGGATTCCCGGGCTGTTGATCATGGTGGCGGTTGGCCTCGTCCTCCTGGGAGGCATCAAGCGGATCGCCAAGACGGCTGAGAAGCTGGTGCCGTCGATGATCGTGCTGTACCTCGGCGCCGCGTTCACCTACGTGGTGCTGAACGCCGACAAGCTTCCCGAAGTTTTTGCCCTGATCTTCTCGGAAGCCTTCTCACCGACTGCCGCCATCGGCGGCTTTGCCGGAGCCACTGTTGCTCAGGCAATCGCAATGGGCATGAGCCGCGGCGTGCTGTCGAATGAAGCCGGTCTCGGCAGCGCGCCGATGGCCCACGGCATCGCGAGCGTCCGGCATCCGGCCGAGCAGGGTGTGGTTGGCGTGTTCGAGGTCTTCATCGACACCATCGTGGTCTGCTCGATGACGGCGTTCGTCATCCTCGAGTCCGGTCTCTGGACGGCAGGCACGTTCCAATCGGCGGACCTGACATCGGCGGCTATGAGTCAGACCATTCCGTTTGCTCCGATCGTCATCGCGATCTGCTCGTTCCTGTTCGGGTTCTCGACCCTGATCGGCTGGTGCTACTACGGCGAGAAGTGCTTCGAGTACATCTTCGGATCAGCCTATACGAAGCTCTATCGCTTGGTTTTTACGGCGCTGATTCTGGTTGGTGCCGTGATCTCGGTTCCCCTTGTCTGGGCAATCGGCAATCTGCTGAACGCATTCATGGCGTTCCCCAACCTGATCGGTTTGGCCATCCTGCTGCCCATGGTGCGCAAGATCACCAAGGACTATTTCAGCGGGACGGGTAAGGAGTACTCGGTCGACCACCCGACGACCGGGGCCCGGATCGACAACTGA
- a CDS encoding MMPL family transporter → MILASLTRALVRWRAFVIAIWVILGAFAFTQAPKTPERLALRGGSAQPSEARLADRMLTERFARPFGEFFAVTIEGPSSFRDGSARDALDSLTKAAARLPYVQSVVSYLTQADSTFLSADERSTFFLVSFTANIDSIGNLVEPFRAEMHRVLDHTPNRPAYTLLVTGRSALDLDIRNVSAADGKRFELMLMPITLVILVLAFGALVAALLPLAIGVLAIAVSLTAIGIMTEFTPMSVFVLNLTTMIGLGVGIDYSLLMVTRFREEMARGLRRREAAERTVLTAGVAVFHSGVTVVVGFGALLLTPMVETRSVGIGGLLVVSTAVLLCLTLLPALLATLGQSIDRPRWLARRLSWYHAPQIWEKWARSLARHPVRALILGGATMAVLTLPLLWIKIGLPARHWWPSATEAGAGVDALARMGVSGYITPVRILVEFPEDQPATQAVSLRGLRALSDSMRADPRVRDVRSMVDLQPGTSILAYSLLYADLDSARASQREFLDAYLSRDSRVALVDVVLQDTTSLTSAMDVVARARTLAASDSIRQLRMRRSGSAVTSPAASTCRKRCSTSSRG, encoded by the coding sequence GTGATCCTGGCGTCCCTGACTCGAGCCCTGGTTCGGTGGCGCGCCTTTGTCATCGCCATCTGGGTCATCCTGGGCGCCTTTGCCTTCACCCAAGCCCCCAAGACGCCTGAACGCCTGGCGCTTCGAGGCGGCAGCGCGCAGCCGTCCGAAGCCCGCCTTGCCGACCGAATGCTCACCGAGCGGTTTGCCCGCCCCTTCGGTGAGTTCTTTGCGGTCACGATCGAAGGACCCAGTTCGTTCCGGGACGGCTCGGCCCGCGATGCGCTCGATTCTCTGACCAAAGCCGCCGCCCGCCTTCCCTACGTTCAGAGCGTCGTCTCATACCTGACCCAGGCCGATTCGACGTTCCTGTCGGCCGACGAGCGATCGACCTTCTTTCTCGTCTCCTTCACGGCCAACATCGACAGCATCGGCAACCTGGTGGAGCCGTTCCGTGCCGAGATGCATCGGGTGCTCGATCATACACCCAACCGACCGGCGTATACGCTCCTCGTCACGGGCCGATCGGCGCTCGACCTCGACATTCGGAATGTCAGCGCTGCGGACGGCAAGCGGTTCGAGCTGATGCTGATGCCGATCACGCTGGTGATCCTGGTCCTGGCCTTCGGCGCGCTGGTGGCTGCGCTCTTACCGCTGGCGATCGGCGTCCTTGCCATTGCCGTATCTCTGACGGCTATCGGGATCATGACCGAGTTCACCCCGATGTCGGTCTTCGTGCTCAATCTCACCACGATGATCGGATTGGGTGTCGGGATCGACTACTCGCTGCTGATGGTGACCCGGTTCCGCGAGGAAATGGCCCGCGGCCTGCGTCGACGTGAAGCCGCGGAACGCACCGTTCTGACCGCCGGCGTGGCGGTCTTCCACTCGGGTGTCACGGTGGTGGTGGGGTTTGGGGCGCTGCTGCTGACCCCGATGGTGGAGACTCGGAGCGTGGGCATCGGCGGACTGCTGGTGGTCAGTACCGCCGTACTCCTCTGCCTGACCCTCCTGCCAGCCCTGCTCGCGACGCTGGGCCAGAGCATCGACCGCCCCCGCTGGCTGGCGCGCCGGCTGAGCTGGTACCATGCTCCGCAGATCTGGGAAAAGTGGGCCAGGTCGCTCGCTCGGCATCCGGTGCGCGCGCTGATCCTGGGCGGTGCCACCATGGCCGTGCTCACCTTGCCGCTTCTCTGGATCAAGATTGGGCTGCCGGCGCGCCACTGGTGGCCCAGCGCCACGGAGGCCGGCGCAGGTGTCGACGCACTCGCGCGGATGGGTGTGTCGGGCTACATCACGCCGGTACGAATCCTGGTCGAGTTTCCCGAGGATCAGCCGGCCACGCAGGCGGTGTCGCTCCGCGGACTCCGGGCCCTGTCCGACTCGATGCGGGCCGATCCTCGGGTGCGCGACGTGCGCAGCATGGTCGACCTGCAGCCTGGGACATCGATCCTGGCGTACTCACTGCTCTATGCAGACCTGGATTCCGCACGCGCCAGCCAGCGCGAGTTTCTCGACGCTTATCTGAGCCGCGACAGCCGAGTTGCCCTGGTCGACGTGGTGCTGCAGGATACCACCTCGCTGACCTCGGCCATGGACGTAGTGGCCCGCGCCCGGACCCTGGCGGCCTCCGACAGCATACGTCAGCTGCGCATGCGGAGATCCGGGTCGGCGGTTACATCGCCGGCAGCGTCGACCTGCAGGAAGAGATGCTCGACATCTTCCCGCGGTTGA
- a CDS encoding serine/threonine protein kinase — MSQDNLVGRTVAGYTLLEYVGEGGTATVYRATHPERGVAAVKILRIRMAQDPVAVKRFLREAEFGARLDHPNIVRTYEYGEAEDMYFLALEWAAGEPLANFLTASGPLAPDVVAKIVAQLAAALTVAHRAGIIHRDLKPANIMYDPATQTARLLDFGIARDQEDDPNQRLTKAGFFVGTLQYVAPEALSGELVKEQADVYSLATIAYHLLTGQLPYPGKSPRELFQQLLSKPPIPLNQAARNLKFSADLEAAVMRGLSRDLAERWKTVSDFSAAFSAAATQEEKGKGGFLASLFRKRQP; from the coding sequence ATGAGCCAAGATAACCTCGTCGGTCGCACGGTGGCCGGGTACACGCTCCTCGAGTACGTCGGCGAGGGCGGCACCGCTACCGTTTATCGCGCAACCCACCCGGAGCGGGGGGTTGCTGCGGTCAAGATCCTGCGCATCCGCATGGCGCAGGATCCGGTTGCCGTCAAGCGATTTCTCCGCGAGGCCGAGTTCGGAGCCCGCCTCGATCATCCCAATATCGTCCGCACCTATGAGTACGGCGAGGCCGAGGATATGTACTTCCTCGCGCTCGAGTGGGCCGCTGGAGAACCGCTTGCCAATTTTCTGACAGCCTCAGGGCCGTTAGCCCCTGACGTGGTGGCCAAGATCGTCGCTCAACTCGCTGCCGCACTGACGGTCGCTCATCGGGCTGGCATCATTCATCGCGACCTCAAGCCCGCCAACATCATGTACGATCCCGCCACGCAGACCGCGCGTCTGCTGGACTTCGGGATTGCCCGTGACCAGGAGGACGACCCGAACCAGCGGCTCACCAAGGCAGGATTCTTTGTCGGCACCCTCCAGTACGTCGCGCCCGAGGCACTGAGCGGCGAGCTGGTCAAGGAACAGGCCGATGTTTACAGCCTGGCCACCATCGCGTACCACCTGCTGACCGGGCAGCTGCCGTACCCAGGCAAGAGCCCGCGGGAGTTGTTTCAACAACTCCTCTCAAAACCGCCAATCCCGCTCAACCAGGCCGCCCGGAACCTCAAGTTCTCGGCTGATCTCGAGGCCGCTGTCATGCGGGGACTCAGTCGGGACCTGGCCGAGCGCTGGAAGACCGTCAGCGATTTTTCCGCCGCGTTCAGTGCCGCCGCCACACAGGAAGAGAAGGGCAAGGGTGGGTTTCTGGCCTCGCTGTTCAGAAAGCGGCAGCCGTGA